One window of the Chanodichthys erythropterus isolate Z2021 chromosome 2, ASM2448905v1, whole genome shotgun sequence genome contains the following:
- the LOC137029506 gene encoding protein FAM83A encodes MNLESNGLSVQCYLKPKLMGKMRRRVQEMRNPNAQGSSVDLSHNESTRLAMDALLDKGLDGYQEVLVKENEANFLSAEEKTYILNNIKKPLTDNEEADRDEVMSNSPPVSSETYFPAVTESEPPLLDYGWPVADWSYHLQGIPSVEVFFQSVKSSSMKDLLRELIRQATTVLAIVMDTFSDVEIFCDILEATRKRNVYVYLLLDHTNLQLFQDMCENVKISKSHLTRMSIRSVQGETYCAKSGRKFTGQMKEKFIIVDCTKVLVGSYSLTWLSWQVDRSLAVLFKGSGVKPFDLEFRRLYALSHPVPGYTWQTPNPADLHLPFEKLQIPIWPAGIPRNTADYQQKPRNPGNPSFLTPPVLVRQTSYPNITTGPQRSQWLPRRNTIHHPTACQSPLFKDCNMRSQTWRPIQGNHINRGVPEASHWC; translated from the exons ATGAACCTTGAAAGTAATGGATTGTCTGTGCAGTGCTACCTGAAGCCAAAGCTGATGGGAAAAATGAGAAGAAGAGTTCAGGAGATGAGAAACCCAAACGCTCAGGGGTCTTCAGTGGATCTGAGTCACAATGAAAGCACACGACTGGCTATGGATGCTCTTCTGGACAAAGGGCTTGATGGATACCAGGAAGTGCTGGTCAAAGAGAATGAGGCAAACTTTCTGTCTGCGGAGgagaaaacatacattttaaacaacattaaaaagccTCTCACTGACAATGAAGAGGCGGACAGGGATGAAGTGATGTCCAATTCTCCACCAGTTTCTTCTGAGACATACTTTCCTGCAGTCACAGAGAGTGAACCTCCACTTCTTGACTACGGTTGGCCGGTGGCTGACTGGAGTTACCATCTGCAAGGGATTCCTAGTGTGGAAGTGTTCTTCCAGTCAGTGAAATCCTCTTCCATGAAAGACCTGCTGCGGGAACTCATCAGGCAAGCAACTACA GTTTTGGCGATAGTTATGGACACATTCAGCGATGTGGAGATTTTCTGTGACATACTGGAGGCGACAAGAAAGCGCAATGTGTACGTCTATCTCCTTCTGGACCACACCAATTTACAGCTGTTTCAGGAcatgtgtgaaaatgtaaaaatcagcAAGTCACACCTAACT AGAATGTCCATTCGTAGCGTTCAAGGTGAGACTTATTGTGCCAAATCGGGCAGAAAGTTCACTGGACAGATGAAAGAGAAGTTCATCATTGTGGACTGCACAAAAGTGCTGGTCGGCTCGTACAG TCTCACCTGGCTGTCCTGGCAGGTTGACAGAAGCTTGGCCGTACTCTTCAAAGGCAGCGGGGTTAAACCTTTCGACCTGGAGTTTCGCAGACTCTACGCACTTTCTCACCCAGTGCCAGGATATACCTGGCAAACACCAAATCCTGCTGATCTCCACCTACCCTTCGAGAAACTCCAGATCCCAATATGGCCAGCAGGTATTCCCAGAAACACTGCTGACTACCAACAGAAACCTCGTAATCCAGGTAACCCAAGCTTCCTGACTCCTCCTGTCCTGGTCAGACAGACCAGCTATCCAAATATCACCACTGGACCACAAAGATCTCAATGGCTTCCACGGAGGAACACGATCCATCATCCCACTGCTTGTCAGTCCCCCCTCTTCAAAGATTGTAATATGAGAAGCCAAACCTGGCGCCCAATACAGGGGAATCACATCAACAGAGGTGTTCCTGAAGCTTCCCACTGGTGCTAG